The following DNA comes from Agromyces mangrovi.
CTCTGATCCCGGCCACCCGCGCCGCGCTCGCGGTCGACGCGCTCGAGCTAGCGCCGCTGCTGCTCGGCGCGGAGCTGACGCACCACGGTGAGGGCGGCGCGGTGACGGTGCGCCTCACCGAGGTCGAGGCGTACCGCGGCGAGGCCGACCCCGGCTCGCACGCGTTCCGCGGCCGCACGCCGCGCAACGCAGTGATGTTCGGCGAGGCCGGCCACCTCTACGCGTACTTCACCTACGGCATGCACGTCTGCATCAACGTCGTCTGCGGCGTCGAGGGCGTCGCCTCTGCGGTGCTGCTGCGCGCCGGCGAGGTGGTCGAGGGGCTCGAGACGGCACGGATGCGGCGGAGCTCCGCCCGCACCGACCGCGACCTGGCCCGCGGGCCGGCGCGTCTGGCGTCCGCGCTGGGCGTGCCGCTCGCCGCGAACCGCGCCGACCTGCTCGCCGCCCCCTTCGCGCTGCGCCTGCCCGATGCGCCGGTCTCGCATCTGGCCGGCCCGCGCGTCGGCGTATCCGGCGCGGGCGGCGGCGTGCGCTACCCATGGCGGTTCCGCGTGCCTGACGACCCGACGGTGTCGGCATACCGGCGGCATCCGAAGTCGCACGACTGAGCGACCGGCTGCCCCCTGGCCGGTCGCCGCTCAGCGGATGACGAGGTGCACGACGAGCGCGCACGCGCACGCCCAGACGAGGCTGGCGAGCGTGCCGATGATGAACCGCTCACGCGCCTCGCCCGACTCGAGCTCGCTGAATCGGCCGATGCCCTTGACGGCCACGACGACGGCGAGCCCCTCGGGGAACCCGGCGATGATCGTGCCCGCCGCGCCGATGCGCTCGAGCACGCCGATCGTGATGCCCCCGCGCAGCACTTCGGTGCGCTCCGCCATGAGGCCCTCGCCGCGCGCGCCCTTCGGCGCGACCATGATGCCGCCGTGCAGCCCGGGCTCGACCGCCCCGCCCATCGCGGTGTCAAGCGCGAGCACTGCCGCCGAGCTGCCGCCGACCACGGCGATGCCGCCGCCGACCAGCACGATGAGCACGGATGCCGCGAGCGTCGGCTGCCCCGGCAGCGCCGCCGCGGGGATGAATGCCACGCCCACCGCGACCGCCGACCACCAGATGAGGCGCGGCCGCTCGCGCGTGAAGGCGAGCACCGCGAACACGGCGGCCACGACCAGTGCGGCCAGCAGCGCGTACCAGCCGAGCGCGGCCAGCGCCCGATCGACCTCGAACGGGAGCGGGAACGGGAAGGGGATCACGTGGTCTCCTCGGAGTCGGCGCTCGCCGTGCGGTCGAGCTCGTGCAGCAGCCTAGTGAGTGCGGGGCGCGCCTCGAGGTCGGGTCGCAGCGCGCCGGCGCGGGCCCTCGCCGAGACGGCGGCGGGGGAGATGTCGAGCGCGTCGGCGGCATCCGTCTGCAACATCCCCGTCTCGAGCAGCTCGGCCAGCTCCCACCCGGCGTCGCTGCGCTTC
Coding sequences within:
- a CDS encoding DNA-3-methyladenine glycosylase produces the protein MIPATRAALAVDALELAPLLLGAELTHHGEGGAVTVRLTEVEAYRGEADPGSHAFRGRTPRNAVMFGEAGHLYAYFTYGMHVCINVVCGVEGVASAVLLRAGEVVEGLETARMRRSSARTDRDLARGPARLASALGVPLAANRADLLAAPFALRLPDAPVSHLAGPRVGVSGAGGGVRYPWRFRVPDDPTVSAYRRHPKSHD